AAAGCATTGGCAGCAGAACATCAATTGAAATTTGACGCTGTTAATTCCAATACCTTTCAAGATCAGCCGGGGCAAGAATTTTCTTATAAATTTGGTTCACTCCAACACGTAGACGCTGCAGTAAGAAAACAAGCTATTGATCATAATATTGAAGTGATAAAACATGGTGTGGCATTAGGATCAAAAGCTTTGACAGTCTGGTTGGCTGACGGTTCCTGTTTTCCCGGACAGTTGAATTTCAGGAGGGCCTATCAAAATACATTAGACAGTTTGGAGCAAATTTATGCAGCATTGCCGGAGGATTGGAAAGTCTTTATAGAATATAAAGCTTATGAGCCTAATTTTTATTCAACGACGGTTGCTGATTGGGGGCAATCTTTTTCTTATGTTAACAAACTTGGCAACAAGGCCTATACACTTGTTGATTTAGGACATCATTTACCGAATGCAAATATTGAACAGATAGTTGCTTTACTATTAATGGAAGGGAAATTGGGTGGTTTCCATTTTAATGATTCAAAATATGGGGATGACGATCTAACTGCTGGCAGCATAAAACCTTATCAGTTATTTTTAATCTTCAAAGAATTGGTTGAAGGGATGGATGCTAGAGGAATGAATCACGCAACGGACTTAGGCTGGATGATTGATGCCTCGCATAATGTAAAAGATCCATTGGAGGATTTATTACAATCTGTCGAAGCAATTATGTTGGCTTATGCACAAGCACTTTTAGTAGACAGGAAAGCTTTAGAAGAAGCACAACAGACAAATGACACTGCAAAGTCACAAGAGATTTTACAGGCAGCATTTAGAACGGATTTGAGGCCTTTGCTTGCAGAAGCAAGGTTACAATCCGGAGGGGCATTAAATCCTTTGGGGCTTTATAGAAAATTAAATATCAGAAAAAAACTAATTGACAAACGTGGAGCTGATTCAATAGCAACAGGTTTATAAATTATGCAAAAGATACCCGTAATTGCCATTTTTGACGTAGGCAAAACGAATAAGAAACTTTTCCTATTCAATCAACATTATCAAATTGTTTACGAAAAAGCAGCCCGCTTTACCGAAACCAATGACGAGGATGGCTTTCCCTGCGATAATGTTGATAGTCTTAGGCTATCAGTATTTGACTCACTAAACGAGGTTTTAAAACTGGATGCATTTGATATCATAGCCATCAATTTTACCACCTATGGTGCAAGTTTGGTGTATGTGGATGAAAATGGAAAGCCGTTGACTCCTTTATATAATTATTTAAAACCCTATCCGGAAAGCTTAAGTAAGCATCTTTATAAAAAATATAATGGGGAGGAAAATATTTGTTTACAAACAGCTTCTCCATCTTCAGGTAGTTTGAATTCAGGTTTGCAACTTTACCGTATAAAAACTGAGAAACCGGCATTGTTTGAAAATATAAAATATGCTTTGCATTTGCCCCAATTTATGAGTTCGCTCATCACCGGTAAGTTTTATTCTGATATTACGAGCATTGGCTGCCATACACATCTTTGGGATTTTCAAAAAAACGATTACCATCAGTGGGTGTATGAGGAAGGGCTTCATCAGAAATTAGCGCCTATTTTCCCCTCAAACCAGGTTATTCAAACTCAATTCATGGGTAAGGAATACCTTGCTGGTGTAGGACTACATGATAGTTCCGCAGCACTCATTCCTTATTTGGTTAATTTTTCTGAGCCTTTTATTTTAATTTCTACAGGAACCTGGTGCATCAGTTTAAACCCTTTCAATAAGGCACCCTTAACAAAGGAGGAGATCAATTGTAACTGTCTATGTTACCTGAGCTATCAAGGCACCCCGGTGAAGGCTTCCAGACTTTTTGCAGGTTATGAACATGAACAACAAACCAAGCGCATCGCAGAACATTTCCAAGTTCCCGTTTCTACTTTCAGGACGATGAATTTCCGTCCGGAAACCATCGCATTACTCAAAGAGAAAAAACTATTGGATGCCCCACTCAAACCTGCTTGTTCAGCTGAATTCATTTCCAAATTCAATCAAAGAGATTTGACAGTGTTTGATAATGTAAAAGAAGCATATCATCAGCTTATAATGGACATAATGGAGCAACAGTTTTTATCGACCAATATGGTTTTACAAAAAGGTGTAACCAAGAAAATTTTTGTTGATGGTGGTTTTAGCAAAAATAATATTTACATGAATCTTTTAGCGATAGCCTTCCCTGATGTTGAAGTCTATGCGGCATCCATGGCACAAGCAACTGCTTTAGGTACCGCAATTGCCCTACACACACATTGGAATAAACACCCCTTACCAAATGATATTATTGATTTAAAATTTTTTGCAAGCTTACAAAAATTTTAGTCTATAAAATTATAATTAAACGGAAGAGCAAAAGTAATTTTTTTTGGCGCTAAGAAAAAGTCAGATATTAAAACTGTAATTTCGTGATTTGGCATCATTAATAGACCTATCCAATATGGTGAAGCGATTACAAATAATCTTGTCTCTAGTCGGAATTTTTATTTCATCTCAAATCATTGCACAATCCGTTAATCTAAACCAGTATAATATTAGCTGGAATAGTCAAAGCAAAAACGCGGGGGCTTCTATGCCCTGCGGTGGTGGTGATATCGGATTAAATGTGTGGGCAGAAAAAAATGATGTGCTTTTTTATATTGCCCGAAGTGGTTGCTTTGATGAAAATAATGCATTATTAAAATTAGGCAGAATAAGATTGACCTTTAAGCCCAACCCATTCACTAATGAAGATTTTCAACAAGAATTAAATCTCAAAGATGGAAGTGTATCTATTTCTGATGGGGAAAAGCACTCAATAAATATTCATCTTTGGGTAGAAGTAAAGCAACCCATTATTCATGTTGAAATAAAAACTAAGAAAGCAATTTCTGTAATTGCCTCATATGAGAACTGGCGAAGTAAAGACCATATTGTAAGAGGCAAAGAAAATAATGAGAACTCTTATAAATTTGCGCCTCAAGGTACTATTATTACCCATAAAGACCACATTGCTTTTAATGACAATAAGATAATTTTCTATCATAGAAATCAATCCCCCACTGTGTTTGATGCAACCGTTAAAGAACAGGGGTTAGATAGTGTAAAGAACCAATTATTCGATCCATTAAAAGAATTAACATTCGGTGGATTTATTCAAGGTAAAAACTTGATTAGTGATACTATTTCAGAAGGTCAGTATTTAAGTACACCTTATACTTCCTGGGCACTGAAGACGAAACATAAAAGCAAAAATATCCAAATCCAGATTGGACTATGTACCGGCCAATTCACCACTCAGGCACAATGGAAGCAATCACTGGATTCTTTAGATGCAACCATAAGTAAACAAAACCATCTGACTATTTGGAACAAAAATAAAAGCTGGTGGCAACAATTTTGGAATCGCAGTTTTATTCTTATGGATTCTAATAAAAATGATTCAAATAAAGATGTCTGGGAAGCTGGACGGAATTATCAACTTTTTAGGTATATGCTTGCTTGTAATGCTTACGGTTCATATCCTACAAAATTTAACGGAGGACTTTTTACGACCGATCCCATTTTAGTAGACAGTAGTTATCCATTTACACCAGATTTCAGAAACTGGGGAGGAGGCACTTTCACAGCACAAAATCAGCGATTGGTCTATTATCCGATGTTAAAAAGCGGTGATTTTGATATGATGCAATCAGAATTTAATTTCTATAACAATTTACTTAAAACTGCGGAAATCAGAACTAAGGTTTACTGGCATCATGCAGGCGCTTGCTTCACTGAACAACTAGAGAATTTCGGTTTACCGAACCCGAGCGAATATGGCTGGAAAAGGCCATTATATTATGACAAAGGTATGGAATACAATGCCTGGCTGGAATATCTTTGGGACACCGATCTTGAATTTTGTAATATGATTTTGGAAACAAGATCTTATAACAATGCGAATATTAAGAAATACCTGCCATTGATTAAAAGTTGCTTAAGTTTTTTTGATGAACATTATCAATATTTAGCAAGAAAAAGGGGAAGAAAAACTTTAGATGCAAATGGCCATTTAATCCTATTCCCAGGTTCGGCATGTGAAACCTATAAAATGGCTTACAATTCAAGCTCTACGATTGCTGCGTTAAAAACGGTTCTCCGACATTTACTTGAGTTACCCGACAGTTGCTTTGAAGAAAATGAAAAAGAAAAATGGGCATCAATGCTACAAAGAATTCCACCCATCTCCTTTAGAAATATCAATGGTCATACGACTATCTCTCCTGCTGTTACCTGGGAGCGCATAAATAATGTGGAGTCTCCCCAACTTTATCCAGTGTTTCCCTGGGGTATTTACGGAATCGGAAAACCGGGGTTAGATACTGCAAGGAATACTTGGTTTTACGATACCACTGTTATAAAAAATAGAAGTTATGTCGGATGGAAACAAGACAATATTTTTGCTGCCAAATTAGGATTGACTAAGGCCGCAGCAAGACTGGAACTTGAAAAATTAAAAAGTGGGCCCAATAGATTTCCTAGCTTCTGGGGGCCGGGCTTCGACTGGACTCCAGATCATAATTGGGGTGGTAGCGCCATGATTGGTTTGCAAGAAATGCTTTTGCAGACCAATGGAAAGAAAATATACTTATTTCCCGCATGGCCTAAAAACTGGGATGTTCATTTTAAATTACATACTACATATACCACTACAGTAGAAGGCAATTTGAAAAATGGCATACTGCATAATTTAATTGTAATACCTCAAAGCAGAGAAGCTGATGTTATAAATATGCTGGAAAATAGATCAAGCATTCAATGATTTTTCTAGGAGCCGCCAACTTTAAACCCAAGGTTAGCAGAAATCTTCTGTGCAGCCAGCTTCGCATCTGCAATAATATCTTCCGCAGGAATTGTATCTTTGATCTGTGACATCAAAATAGAAATAGTAAGGGAGGCTATCGCTTCACTCCCATTCCTTACAGGTACCGTGATATCCATAACACCGGTTGCTAAATCACTTGGTGTTAGATAATGACCTTCATTCTTAATCTCTTGCAAAGAAGCTAAAAACTTTTGCTGCTTACGTAAAGCATAACTACTAAATAGTTCATTGCGCTTAAGTAATTCAAACCTTGAATCTTCTTCCATAAAAGCCAATAAGACTTTACCTGAAGCCGTAAGGACCAATGGGAAAAGACTCCCTTCTTCAATTGAAAGCGCAATTGGTTCTGGGCTTCTGGCTTGGGAAATTATTATTAACTTATCTTGATAGATCACACCAATATGGCAGGATTGTTTAATTTTTTCAGCCAAGTCATCCATGGGATACCTGGAAGCCTTTCTGATTTCATCAATTGGCGAGTGTCTATGCGACAAATTATACAGTTTCATGGAGGGCCTGTATTTCCCAGAGATATCATCTCTCAATAAATAACCTCTTTGCTCTAAGCAAATCAACATTCTATAAATTTCGTTCGGGCTCTTTTCAATTCCAATGGCAATATCCGTTTGTGAAACCGGTTTCCCTTCTAAAGAAATATATTCCAAAATATCCAAACCTTTTTCGAGAGCAGGCGCATGATATTTCACTTCTTGCTCTTCTTTTATTTTTTTTGCTGACATTATTTTCTCGCAATTTTATAAACAAATTTGGCTAAAATTAATACAATGTAGCATGTTCATGAAATTTTATTTTAATTTTATTTTTTTATTTATGAATATTATATTTATATTTGAATAACTAATAAACATTCATGAGTTCGAAAAAACACTTAACCGGAATAACCTGGGATCATAGTCGCGGCTATTCGCCTATGGTAGCCACTTCCCAACGATTTAATGAAATTACAGAAACTAATATAACCTGGGAAAAAAGGACATTACAGGATTTTGCAGACAAACCTATTAATAAGCTCGTAGAAATATTTGATTTATTAATCATAGACCATCCTTGGATTGGATTTGCTGCTGAAAAAAAATTATTTGTTCCATTGGACCAATATTTACCTAATGAATATTTAAATGATTTAGAGAGGAATACTGTGGGTCAATCCTATTCAAGCTATCAACACAACAACCATTTATGGGCTTTACCAATTGATGCTGCTACTCCCGTTGCAAGTTATCGTAAGGACCTCCTTTCCATGCACAATGAAGAGCTTCCCAAAGACTTTAGTGAGCTGCTTGTTTTGGCACAAAAGGGGCTTGTAATTTTCCCGATTATTGCCATTGATACTTTGATGAATTTCTTTATGCTTTGTGCAACGCTTGGCGAAAATCCGTTTAGCAATGAAAATGAAGTGATAAGCACTGCAATAGGAACAGAAGCACTTCATTTATTGAAAGAACTTGCCAATACTGTAGATAAAAGATGCTTTGAATGGAACCCTATAAAGGTTTATGAAGTACTTTCAAACACAGATGAATTTGCTTATTGTCCATTCGCCTATGGTTACAGTAATTATGCAAAAGAGGGCTTTGCAAAAAATAAATTAGCATTTGCTGATTTGATTCAATTAAAAGCTGAAAAATTAAAATCGACTATTGGGGGAACAGGAATCGCTATTTCTACTAATTGTAGCAATATGGATGCGGCAATGCAATTTGTGCAATATGTAGCATCCCCTACTATTCAGCAGCATTTGTATTTTGATAGTGGCGGACAACCGGCGCACCTTGCAAGCTGGCAAAATAAATATTGTAATAAAGTTACAGATAATTTTTTCTCTGCTACCCTACCTGCTTTAGAACGTGCTTATTTAAGGCCCAGATATAATGGGTTTATCTATTTTCAGGATAGGGCAGGTGATATTATCAGAGATTATCTAATGAAAGGGGGAAACACAAATACCGTTTTAGAAAAATTAAATAATTTATATCATAAATCGAAATTATGAAGCCATTAGAAAATCTAATTGTTTTAGAGTTTTGCCAATATATGTCGGGACCATCTGCAGGATTACGCCTGGCTGACTTAGGTGCGCGCGTTATAAAAATTGAAAGGCCGGATATTGGGGACAGTGGTCGACAATTGGCAGTTAAAGATTTATTTATAGGGGGCAATAGTATATTGTTTCATACTATTAACAGGAATAAAGAATCTTATGCAGCTAATTTAAAGGACCAAACAGATCTTGAAAAAATCAAAAAACTTATTCTCAAGGCGGATATACTCATCCACAATTTTAGGCCAAAAGTAATGGAGAAACTAGGTTTGGGATTTGAGGACATTCAATTGTTAAACCCGCGATTAATCTATGCAGAAATAAGTGGATATGGCAAAAAGGGACCCTGGAAAAAGAAACCGGGCCAAGATCTGCTCTTGCAATCAATCTCTGGTCTGACTTGGTTATCCGGAGACAAATCGGCCCCACCCATTCCATTCGGGTTGTCCATTGCAGATTATATGTGTGGTACACATTTAACACAAGGCATATTAGCTGCACTGATCAAAAGAAATAAAACAAAACTTGGTTCCTTGATTGAAGTAAATTTACTTTCCACCTTAATCGATTTTCAGTTTGAAGTAATAACGACCTATTTAAATGATGGAGGAAAACTGCCGCAAAGAGCTGAGAATGGCAATGCGCACGCTTACCTGAGTGCACCTTACGGCATTTATAAAACGCTGGACGGGTATTTGGTGGTAGCCATGGAGAACTTAGAATATCTAGGGAAAAATATTGATTTGATTGAAATAAAGAACTTTGTAAAAGAAAATTTCTCTCAAAGGGATAAAGTAATGGAAATGCTTCAATCCCATTTCCAGCTCAAAACCACCAAGCATTGGCTTCTTTTGTTAGAATCCGCAAAAATATGGTGTGCAGGTGTTTTAAACTACCATCAATTTTTAAATCACAATGGATTTAAGGTTTTAAATATGACACAGGAGATTTCATTGCCAAATCAGCAGAAAATAATAACAACGAGGTGCCCGATCAGAATCGATGGCGAGAAATATTTTTCTAAAAAACCCGGTCCCATTTTAGGAGAGAATACTTTCTCCATAGACGAAGAAATCTTTCATTAATTTTACCAAGAACAGCGTTATGTGCAAGCCATTAGAAGATATTTTAATAATAGATTTTAGCCAATTTCTATCAGGGCCCTCAGCAAGTTTAAGACTTGCCGATTTGGGTGCTCGTGTGATAAAAATTGAGAAACCCTTGACAGGAGACATTTCCAGACATATGTATATTTCCAATGTGGAAATGAATGGTGCTTCCTCTGTATTCCACGCAATAAACAGGAATAAAGAAAGTTTCACTGCAGACTTAAAATCAGAAAAAGATAAAGAGGAATTAAAAGAGCTGATAAGACAAGCTGATATTGTCATGCACAATTTCAGACCTGGTGTGATGGAAAGACTAGGCTTTAATTATTCAGCCGTGAAGGCTATCAAAAATGATATTATCTACGGAGAGATAAGCGGCTATGGAACGGAAGGGCCTTGGAAATTCAAACCAGGGCAAGACCTTTTATTACAAGCACTTTCAGGAATTTGCTGGTTAAGTGGAAATCAAGAAATGGCGCCGGTACCGATGGGCATCTCATTAGTCGATATAGCA
The Arachidicoccus soli DNA segment above includes these coding regions:
- a CDS encoding TIM barrel protein, with the translated sequence MSIDKNIIASENESLHLQHKKKLDFLQSEIENTQTIIDKLAAFQIGIPSWALGAGGTRFGRFSFGGAPRNIEEKIEDVGLLHLLNKNSGSISLHIPWDIPDDYQKIKALAAEHQLKFDAVNSNTFQDQPGQEFSYKFGSLQHVDAAVRKQAIDHNIEVIKHGVALGSKALTVWLADGSCFPGQLNFRRAYQNTLDSLEQIYAALPEDWKVFIEYKAYEPNFYSTTVADWGQSFSYVNKLGNKAYTLVDLGHHLPNANIEQIVALLLMEGKLGGFHFNDSKYGDDDLTAGSIKPYQLFLIFKELVEGMDARGMNHATDLGWMIDASHNVKDPLEDLLQSVEAIMLAYAQALLVDRKALEEAQQTNDTAKSQEILQAAFRTDLRPLLAEARLQSGGALNPLGLYRKLNIRKKLIDKRGADSIATGL
- a CDS encoding FGGY-family carbohydrate kinase, with amino-acid sequence MQKIPVIAIFDVGKTNKKLFLFNQHYQIVYEKAARFTETNDEDGFPCDNVDSLRLSVFDSLNEVLKLDAFDIIAINFTTYGASLVYVDENGKPLTPLYNYLKPYPESLSKHLYKKYNGEENICLQTASPSSGSLNSGLQLYRIKTEKPALFENIKYALHLPQFMSSLITGKFYSDITSIGCHTHLWDFQKNDYHQWVYEEGLHQKLAPIFPSNQVIQTQFMGKEYLAGVGLHDSSAALIPYLVNFSEPFILISTGTWCISLNPFNKAPLTKEEINCNCLCYLSYQGTPVKASRLFAGYEHEQQTKRIAEHFQVPVSTFRTMNFRPETIALLKEKKLLDAPLKPACSAEFISKFNQRDLTVFDNVKEAYHQLIMDIMEQQFLSTNMVLQKGVTKKIFVDGGFSKNNIYMNLLAIAFPDVEVYAASMAQATALGTAIALHTHWNKHPLPNDIIDLKFFASLQKF
- a CDS encoding DUF5703 domain-containing protein, with product MASLIDLSNMVKRLQIILSLVGIFISSQIIAQSVNLNQYNISWNSQSKNAGASMPCGGGDIGLNVWAEKNDVLFYIARSGCFDENNALLKLGRIRLTFKPNPFTNEDFQQELNLKDGSVSISDGEKHSINIHLWVEVKQPIIHVEIKTKKAISVIASYENWRSKDHIVRGKENNENSYKFAPQGTIITHKDHIAFNDNKIIFYHRNQSPTVFDATVKEQGLDSVKNQLFDPLKELTFGGFIQGKNLISDTISEGQYLSTPYTSWALKTKHKSKNIQIQIGLCTGQFTTQAQWKQSLDSLDATISKQNHLTIWNKNKSWWQQFWNRSFILMDSNKNDSNKDVWEAGRNYQLFRYMLACNAYGSYPTKFNGGLFTTDPILVDSSYPFTPDFRNWGGGTFTAQNQRLVYYPMLKSGDFDMMQSEFNFYNNLLKTAEIRTKVYWHHAGACFTEQLENFGLPNPSEYGWKRPLYYDKGMEYNAWLEYLWDTDLEFCNMILETRSYNNANIKKYLPLIKSCLSFFDEHYQYLARKRGRKTLDANGHLILFPGSACETYKMAYNSSSTIAALKTVLRHLLELPDSCFEENEKEKWASMLQRIPPISFRNINGHTTISPAVTWERINNVESPQLYPVFPWGIYGIGKPGLDTARNTWFYDTTVIKNRSYVGWKQDNIFAAKLGLTKAAARLELEKLKSGPNRFPSFWGPGFDWTPDHNWGGSAMIGLQEMLLQTNGKKIYLFPAWPKNWDVHFKLHTTYTTTVEGNLKNGILHNLIVIPQSREADVINMLENRSSIQ
- a CDS encoding IclR family transcriptional regulator, coding for MSAKKIKEEQEVKYHAPALEKGLDILEYISLEGKPVSQTDIAIGIEKSPNEIYRMLICLEQRGYLLRDDISGKYRPSMKLYNLSHRHSPIDEIRKASRYPMDDLAEKIKQSCHIGVIYQDKLIIISQARSPEPIALSIEEGSLFPLVLTASGKVLLAFMEEDSRFELLKRNELFSSYALRKQQKFLASLQEIKNEGHYLTPSDLATGVMDITVPVRNGSEAIASLTISILMSQIKDTIPAEDIIADAKLAAQKISANLGFKVGGS
- a CDS encoding extracellular solute-binding protein, with the translated sequence MSSKKHLTGITWDHSRGYSPMVATSQRFNEITETNITWEKRTLQDFADKPINKLVEIFDLLIIDHPWIGFAAEKKLFVPLDQYLPNEYLNDLERNTVGQSYSSYQHNNHLWALPIDAATPVASYRKDLLSMHNEELPKDFSELLVLAQKGLVIFPIIAIDTLMNFFMLCATLGENPFSNENEVISTAIGTEALHLLKELANTVDKRCFEWNPIKVYEVLSNTDEFAYCPFAYGYSNYAKEGFAKNKLAFADLIQLKAEKLKSTIGGTGIAISTNCSNMDAAMQFVQYVASPTIQQHLYFDSGGQPAHLASWQNKYCNKVTDNFFSATLPALERAYLRPRYNGFIYFQDRAGDIIRDYLMKGGNTNTVLEKLNNLYHKSKL
- a CDS encoding CaiB/BaiF CoA transferase family protein: MKPLENLIVLEFCQYMSGPSAGLRLADLGARVIKIERPDIGDSGRQLAVKDLFIGGNSILFHTINRNKESYAANLKDQTDLEKIKKLILKADILIHNFRPKVMEKLGLGFEDIQLLNPRLIYAEISGYGKKGPWKKKPGQDLLLQSISGLTWLSGDKSAPPIPFGLSIADYMCGTHLTQGILAALIKRNKTKLGSLIEVNLLSTLIDFQFEVITTYLNDGGKLPQRAENGNAHAYLSAPYGIYKTLDGYLVVAMENLEYLGKNIDLIEIKNFVKENFSQRDKVMEMLQSHFQLKTTKHWLLLLESAKIWCAGVLNYHQFLNHNGFKVLNMTQEISLPNQQKIITTRCPIRIDGEKYFSKKPGPILGENTFSIDEEIFH